The Acidimicrobiia bacterium DNA window GTACGGTCCCGCACCTGCGACGAGGAGGAAGCGTGTCGACCTTGAGTGTATCGATCGAAGGACTGCGCGGTCACGCAGCAGTGGGGCGGCAGGAAGATGGCCCGGTCATCCCCCTCGACAGGCCAACGTCAACCGGCGGCACCGGACTTGGTTTCAACGGCGGACACCTGATGCTGCTGGGCTGGGGAGCCTGCTTCAAGAGCACGCTCGTTTCGGCTGCCGAGGCGCGCAACATCCCTGTCGATCGCCTGTCGCTATCCATCAGTGGCGATCTCGTGGACGGGCCGTTTCGATTTGCGGCGATCCGGATGCTCGTCGAGCTAGAAGGGCCTAGCTCCCTCGACGAGAAACGCAAGCTCGTGACGATCGCCAGGAAGGGATGCGCAGTGTCGAACACGCTCGCCGCCGCGACGGACATGGAGGTGTCCCTGGCGGAGTAGCCGGTTGCCTCTAGCTGCGCCACATCCCCGGTGACACAATGGAGGCAGGAGAACCGGCATGAAGAAACTTGCCCGCTGGGTCGGTGGAGTGGTTACGGCGTTCCTCTTCGCGGAGTTTGGCTTACTCTTTGCCTTCCGTACCGGCTGGGCACCGCTCGTCTACCTCATCCGCCGGTTCAACCGCACGATATTCAACCCGATCAT harbors:
- a CDS encoding OsmC family protein; this encodes MSTLSVSIEGLRGHAAVGRQEDGPVIPLDRPTSTGGTGLGFNGGHLMLLGWGACFKSTLVSAAEARNIPVDRLSLSISGDLVDGPFRFAAIRMLVELEGPSSLDEKRKLVTIARKGCAVSNTLAAATDMEVSLAE